From Kogia breviceps isolate mKogBre1 chromosome 2, mKogBre1 haplotype 1, whole genome shotgun sequence, one genomic window encodes:
- the B3GALT1 gene encoding beta-1,3-galactosyltransferase 1, which translates to MASKVSCLYVLTVVCWASALWYLSVTRPTSSYTGSKPFSHLTVARKNFTFGNIRTRPINPHSFEFLINEPNKCEKNIPFLVILISTTHKEFDARQAIRETWGDENNFKGIKIATLFLLGKNADPVLNQMVEQESQIFHDIIVEDFIDSYHNLTLKTLMGMRWVATFCSKAKYVMKTDSDIFVNMDNLIYKLLKPSTKPRRRYFTGYVINGGPIRDVRSKWYMPRDLYPDSNYPPFCSGTGYIFSADVAELIYKTSLHTRLLHLEDVYVGLCLRKLGIHPFQNSGFNHWKMAYSLCRYRRVITVHQISPEEMHRIWNDMSSKKHLRC; encoded by the coding sequence ATGGCTTCAAAGGTCTCCTGTTTATACGTTTTGACAGTCGTGTGCTGGGCCAGCGCTCTCTGGTACTTGAGTGTAACTCGCCCTACTTCTTCCTACACTGGCTCCAAGCCATTCAGCCATCTAACAGTTGCCAGGAAAAACTTCACCTTTGGCAACATAAGAACTCGACCTATAAACCCCCATTCTTTTGAATTTCTTATAAATGAGCCCAACAAATGTGAGAAAAACATTCCTTTCCTCGTTATCCTCATCAGCACCACCCATAAAGAATTCGATGCCCGGCAGGCGATCCGAGAGACCTGGGGGGATGAGAACAACTTTAAAGGGATCAAGATAGCCACTCTCTTCCTCCTGGGCAAGAACGCTGATCCCGTCCTCAACCAGATGGTGGAGCAAGAGAGCCAAATCTTTCACGACATTATCGTGGAGGACTTCATTGATTCCTACCATAACCTTACCCTCAAAACCTTAATGGGGATGAGATGGGTGGCCACTTTTTGTTCAAAAGCCAAGTATGTCATGAAAACAGACAGCGACATTTTTGTCAACATGGACAACCTTATTTATAAACTACTAAAACCCTCCACCAAGCCAAGAAGAAGGTATTTTACTGGCTATGTCATCAATGGAGGACCAATCCGAGACGTCCGCAGTAAGTGGTATATGCCCAGGGATTTGTACCCTGACAGTAACTACCCACCCTTCTGTTCGGGGACTGGCTATATCTTTTCAGCTGATGTGGCTGAACTAATTTACAAGACCTCACTCCACACCAGGCTGCTTCACCTGGAAGATGTATATGTGGGACTGTGTCTTCGAAAGCTGGGCATCCATCCTTTCCAGAACAGTGGCTTCAATCACTGGAAAATGGCCTACAGTTTGTGTAGGTATCGCCGAGTTATCACCGTGCATCAGATCTCTCCAGAAGAAATGCACAGAATCTGGAATGACATGTcaagcaagaaacatctcagatGTTAG